One Plasmodium knowlesi strain H genome assembly, chromosome: 10 genomic window carries:
- a CDS encoding 40S ribosomal protein S9, putative, with product MPKSYRNYSKTARNPKRPFEKERLDQELKLIGEYGLKNKREIWRVQYLLAKIRSAARYLLTLDEKSSKRIFQGEALLRRMVRQGLLGENEEKLDYVLGLTLPKLLERRLQTKVFKLGLAKSVHHARVLIRQRHIRVGKQMVDIPSFLVRVDSEKHIDFATTSPFGGSRPGRVKRKSLKNQKEKNEEENN from the exons ATGCCGAAGAGTTACAGGAATTACTCCAAAACCGCTAGGAACCCAAAGCGTCCCTttgaaaag GAACGTTTAGACCAAGAGTTGAAGCTAATCGGTGAATACGGACTTAAGAACAAGAGGGAAATATGGAG AGTGCAATACCTCCTAGCCAAAATCCGATCAGCTGCTAGGTATCTGTTAACCCTAGATGAAAAAAGCTCCAAGAGAATATTTCAAGGAGAGGCCCTACTAAGAAGAATGGTGCGTCAAGGATTACtgggagaaaatgaagaaaagttaGATTATGTGTTAGGGCTGACTTTGCCAAAATTGTTGGAGCGAAGATTGCAGACAAAGGTTTTTAAATTAGGATTAGCCAAATCAGTACATCACGCTAGAGTACTCATACGACAGAGACATATCCGTGTGGGCAAACAGATGGTGgatattccttccttcttagtTCGTGTGGATTCTGAGAAGCACATTGACTTCGCCACAACGTCTCCCTTTGGAGGTTCTAGACCAGGAAGGGTCAAGAGAAAGTCTTTGAAAAaccagaaggaaaagaacgaggaggaaaataactGA
- a CDS encoding zinc finger protein, putative, producing MNDPLPSEATGVDRLEPQNEELINVRKTFLGEEEDEYTKSSRQYLRDQENYVKRIKTYNVWVKKPAHLSSLLLARSGFICENETTIRCEMCKCKFVYEKDTYSMYTRINDLCLLHLKNCPWKGKLMDLQILHLDGESLKRENLLREYQNVTTLLQNGTHDVPYIDIKKTISDFLLIVKKYLTNEDSKKKFLLFNSYVELFKSHYVEIFQSHKNLVDRGIQLIGKKCKHLKNHLVDEAFLKSLTYDPLDVHTYINIVGDANDRTQKLSHPNEDLNMYFKIVKQLKNCEYEDINIYKLIALLGWTYKTSPEGEDPDVSSHILYCRYCFREVNLADYSTLARKHNKLDLFKTIDIEPSGEAPKQSLDGARDALERLTGLADGWIETDEEEESQEGEEGEEKVDEERDGEVRMSAGEEARGDEAEVEETEKGVVEKEQEEIKGVEEKGGEPLGEGNKSNEKEGNGNVSEDANIAPNEEGGTKDLPDEGKSEDQENAEEQEGFSFKWSIKQFFLPKKSTENEDKNENPDDNSPSECSPTSVNQGGLAQNKEGNAPCARKRIKKKVQLENILSRVFLEISRYTEDENLFSKAEHDCYVLRGGPHLAHLDKERTTADIGTDGGNYTDNTVGSDETAGTTRKRTIRAFNLIENHRAFCPYMTEDLYSFSKITKLLFELVMSEFQRRYVMR from the coding sequence ATGAATGACCCTTTGCCAAGTGAAGCAACTGGGGTAGACCGGCTAGAACCCCAAAATGAGGAACTCATAAATGTTAGGAAAACATTTTTgggagaagaggaagatgaataCACGAAGAGCAGTCGTCAGTATTTAAGAGACCAGGAGAACTACGTGAAACGAATAAAAACGTACAACGTATGGGTAAAAAAGCCTGCACATCTATCTTCACTCCTTTTGGCTAGAAGTGGGTTTATATGTGAAAATGAAACCACCATAAGATGCGAAATGTGTAAATGCAAATTTGTGTACGAAAAGGACACGTATTCCATGTACACAAGAATAAATGACTTGTGTTTGctccatttgaaaaattgccCGTGGAAAGGGAAGTTAATGGATCTGCAGATTCTCCATCTCGATGGGGAAtctttaaaaagggagaaccTACTTAGGGAGTACCAAAATGTTACCACGCTCCTGCAAAATGGTACACACGATGTGCCATATattgacataaaaaaaacgattaGCGACTTTCTTCTAATTGTTAAAAAGTATCTAACGAATGAGGACTCGAAGAAGAAGTTTCTTCTCTTCAATTCTTATGTAGAATTATTCAAGAGCCACTATGTGGAAATATTTCAGAGTCACAAAAATCTGGTCGACCGAGGAATACAGCTTATTGGAAAGAAGTGTAAACATTTGAAGAACCACCTTGTGGATGAAGCCTTTCTGAAGAGTCTGACATACGACCCCCTagatgtacacacatacataaacATCGTAGGAGATGCGAATGACAGAACACAGAAACTAAGCCACCCCAATGAAGACCTCAATATGTActtcaaaattgtaaagCAGCTGAAAAATTGTGAATACGAAGATATCAATATTTACAAGCTAATCGCCTTGTTAGGGTGGACATATAAAACTTCTCCGGAGGGGGAGGACCCTGACGTCTCTTCCCACATCCTCTACTGTAGGTACTGCTTTAGGGAGGTTAATTTGGCTGATTATTCTACCCTTGCGAGAAAGCATAACAAGTTGGATTTGTTCAAGACCATAGATATAGAGCCCTCCGGGGAGGCCCCAAAACAGTCGCTAGACGGTGCGCGGGACGCGCTGGAACGCCTTACTGGGTTGGCGGATGGTTGGATTGAAACGGACGAGGAGGAGGAATCCCAGGAAGGCGAAGAAGGCGAGGAAAAGGTGGATGAAGAAAGGGATGGCGAAGTAAGAATGTCTGCGGGAGAGGAGGCAAGAGGAGATGAGGCAGAAGTGgaggaaacagaaaaaggagtGGTAGAAAAGGAGCAGGAAGAAATTAAGGGCGTAGAAGAGAAGGGTGGAGAACCactgggggaaggaaataaaagcaATGAAAAGGAGGGTAACGGAAATGTAAGCGAGGACGCGAACATTGCCCCCAATGAGGAAGGCGGCACAAAAGACCTTCCTGACGAGGGCAAAAGCGAAGACCAAGAGAACGCCGAGGAGCAGGaaggtttttccttcaagtgGAGCATCAAGCAGTTCTTTCTCCCAAAAAAGAGCACCGAGAATgaggataaaaatgagaaccCTGATGACAACTCGCCAAGTGAATGCTCCCCGACGAGCGTCAACCAGGGAGGATTAGCccaaaataaagaaggaaacgcGCCATGtgcaaggaaaagaataaaaaaaaaagtgcaattGGAAAATATACTTAGTCGTGTATTCCTCGAGATAAGTAGGTACACTGAGGACGAAAATTTATTTAGCAAAGCTGAGCATGATTGTTACGTATTGAGAGGGGGTCCCCACTTGGCCCATTTGGATAAGGAGCGCACGACAGCGGACATCGGTACGGATGGGGGCAACTACACAGATAATACTGTGGGCTCAGATGAAACAGCTGGCACCACACGGAAGCGAACCATTCGAGCGTTTAACTTGATTGAGAACCACCGAGCCTTTTGTCCATACATGACAGAAGACTTGTACTCGTTCTCTAAGATAACGAAGCTCCTGTTCGAGTTGGTCATGTCAGAGTTTCAGCGACGATACGTCATGAGGTAG
- a CDS encoding FoP domain-containing protein, putative produces MERSKIQGRNKDSKIVKTRKAGFSKFSYQPSRGKIIKYTPQKKKVDVRKHIFKQYGRSNLSMMNRKYSRRVGGINSFYTKGKKRIGGKYQDRPFSKGHGGFVRITKANNFRKIRTTKYRPTKRRNHFFKKTQNLHDKIGKLTSKELDDELDNYMGSSNVKSRLDNDLESYFKNNEMLQVDGNKGLNKVAE; encoded by the exons ATGGAGAGAAGCAAAATTCAAGGAAGAAACAAAGATTCCAAAATCGTAAAAACGAGAAAAGCAGGATTCTCTAAGTTTTCCTACCAACCAAGTAGAg gaaaaataattaaatacactccacagaaaaaaaaagtagacgTGAggaaacatatttttaaacagTACGGAAGAAGTAATTTATCCATGATGAATAGAAAATACTCCAGAAGAGTAGGAGGAATTAACTCATTTTACacgaagggaaagaaaagaatcgGAGGAAAATATCAGGATAGGCCTTTTTCCAAGGGGCATGGAGGATTTGTTAGAATTACCAAGGCAAATAACTTCAGGAAAATACGAACAACAAAGTATCGACCTACCAAGAGAAGAAATCACTTCTTCAAGAAAACGCAGAATTTGCATGACAAGATAGGCAAACTCACGTCGAAGGAATTG GACGACGAATTGGACAATTACATGGGCTCGAGCAATGTAAAGTCGAGACTAGACAACGACTTAGaatcatattttaaaaataacgaaATGTTGCAAGTGGATGGAAATAAAGGATTAAACAAAGTAGCCGAGTAG
- a CDS encoding EELM2 domain-containing protein, putative: MVFYISSKGNQINDYIITRSVSSRGDYINGVKKDDSKYRRSEGNGFVIGNGLSVRNGGNLRSDTHPGKGIPTEKGTSHPGNCIDVGINHTDIEHNFFNFKNGIKNSVDFGLFIKLKDINSLSNDNIHEINELLKKEKQKDLEKERGKRPSAESKDSNSWNKRGYQETDNEEEEVEQEQHKTKPPGESRELLLKYNHQLQEENKKQKQKKQIRQQGQQRQQTGEEDQEESIYVRKYNKRRERKIEPCIEWSDSRGGSSAPYDNSTTRGSSGARDTQSVIDDSNRRGSSGQRESGNSRENLGLRESSCMRNIDYSLWNKTGERTRNLELTKTGITTEKEKRKYNKMNNNTDVLVNTGGNNTCAVRSGGNIRGAGSMRGSSVRGSGMRGSGMRGSGMRGSGIRSSSIRSNTARGSSVRSNNGRGGGIKNGNNANHRGNNNEYYSTYNYRYAYEDGRQREQLIGEENNNVKKQYNNVVNEFDHIEILNNMSNDEKNEQIEEQIKELEEMEELDVLERHRDGRLNEDSLQTVKKDEEKFKTIERGNVATSVTMSQTGGVVDRTRLTNHESDYYDQYGEHNLLKHAHANYHHMNQDRSKDQMEGINELSRAQLCQGESENANGEDSKRFINANAFKMAYECNNSVDNMEGVNNGHISNDPNSSNTYNDAANGTTNIKGGRVLRNLHKNNLLVDEREGVSRASKKYAVEMGGENNVVVHRKRRRKNLDDSNRYAENEGINGIIAGGTDRHDFTNIKSESTHEGMTTPPNDTGSAEVNHINSAFGVSPNDSNGGVKQDGGGNQEQGTTNRFRVNRYERINDHSSRRGRGAYMARNAMSGVSKFRGGSPSMADGNYKPEEGNSKECESYNGQSNKEYETYNENSSGQNNHSTGAQGMVGTNLEQTDDGRNGLNNSTHKSKISVRTGQATTFGHTRGGIKMKGHRHKKKGRALHRLHANMNIIKGMNKSSESKFSHSANATMPHSQNLDKKDFFTNENNEDHVVHDKVRSSPGSHFHGHSNAKEHYGDNENDYMNNENSSHNYGARYNGDYFEKENHTEHKKRKKRVTEEGSKDSGKINVGNKHQVPKLPNFFLCRSELMYRNYETVEETNNDQVCLTCSGLPCHCRVGEATLVYSPLMLERVREKCLKNRGYHKCIKNEIELSAYVQECAKSWKSNIDEWVPFSPEYAYKLLHYANYDPHKAISIMKSSEFSFRKIMDPPTRKYQNKWKPKDKREHMSKNPFPSPLTIRTYLSKRHHISGYHLR, encoded by the exons atggtattttatatttcctcaAAGGGCAACCAAATAAATGACTACATTATAACAAGATCAGTAAGTTCCAGGGGAGATTACATCAACGGTGTCAAAAAAGACGATTCGAAATATAGAAGAAGCGAAGGCAACGGTTTCGTTATCGGTAACGGTCTATCAGTCCGTAACGGAGGCAACCTTCGAAGTGACACCCATCCTGGTAAGGGCATACCAACTGAGAAAGGTACCAGCCACCCTGGAAACTGCATCGACGTGGGAATAAACCACACAGACATCGAGCacaacttttttaattttaaaaatggtatAAAAAACTCGGTGGACTTTGGcttgttcataaaattaaaagacaTCAATAGCTTGTCAAACGACAACATCCACGAAATTAATGAACTcttaaagaaggagaaacagaAGGATCTTGAAAAAGAGAGAGGAAAGAGACCCAGTGCTGAGTCCAAGGACTCTAATTCCTGGAACAAGAGGGGGTACCAGGAAACAGATaacgaggaggaagaggtaGAACAAGAACAACACAAGACAAAACCACCTGGTGAATCAAGGGAGTTACTACTGAAATATAATCACCAGCTCCAAGAGGAGAATAAGAAACAGAAGCAGAAGAAACAGATACGACAACAAGGACAACAGCGCCAGCAGACAGGGGAGGAAGATCAGGAGGAATCCATTTATGTGAGGAAGTACAACAAAaggagggagagaaaaatcgAACCCTGCATCGAGTGGAGCGACTCACGCGGGGGGAGTAGTGCTCCATATGATAATAGCACCACACGAGGGAGCAGTGGCGCCCGTGACACCCAAAGCGTAATTGACGATAGCAACCGGCGTGGTAGTAGCGGCCAACGTGAGAGCGGCAACTCACGTGAAAACCTCGGGCTGCGGGAAAGCTCCTGCATGCGGAACATCGACTACAGTCTTTGGAACAAAACAGGAGAGCGCACCCGAAATTTAGAACTCACAAAAACAGGAATTACTactgagaaggaaaagagaaaatacaacaaaatgaataacaaCACGGATGTTCTTGTTAATACTGGAGGTAACAATACCTGCGCAGTTAGAAGTGGAGGAAACATTAGGGGGGCTGGGAGCATGCGAGGTAGCAGTGTTCGAGGCAGTGGCATGAGGGGAAGCGGCATGAGAGGAAGTGGAATGAGAGGTAGCGGGATTAGAAGTAGTAGCATCCGAAGCAACACCGCTAGGGGTAGTAGTGTCAGAAGCAACAATGGCAGGGGTGGTGGTATCAAAAACGGAAACAATGCCAACCACAGAGGTAATAACAATGAGTACTACTCCACTTACAACTATAGGTATGCTTATGAGGATGGCAGACAGAGAGAGCAGTTAattggagaagaaaataacaacGTAAAAAAACAATACAACAATGTCGTTAACGAGTTTGATCATATCGAAATTTTGAATAATATGTctaatgatgaaaagaacgAACAAATAGAGGAACAGATAAAAGAGTTggaggaaatggaagaacTGGACGTTTTAGAAAGACACAGGGATGGAAGGCTAAATGAGGATTCCTTACAAACGGTGAAGAAAGATGAAGAGAAATTTAAAACAATTGAAAGAGGAAATGTAGCAACATCAGTAACAATGTCCCAAACAGGAGGAGTCGTCGATAGAACACGCTTAACTAATCATGAAAGTGATTACTATGATCAGTATGGAGAACATAATCTCCTTAAACATGCACATGCAAATTACCATCACATGAATCAGGACCGCAGTAAAGATcaaatggaaggaataaaCGAATTAAGCAGAGCACAGTTGTGCCAAGGTGAGTCGGAAAATGCCAATGGGGAAGACTCCAAACGATTTATCAACGCCAATGCATTTAAAATGGCATACGAATGTAATAACAGCGTCGATAATATGGAGGGGGTTAATAATGGTCATATAAGTAACGACCCCAACAGTAGCAATACTTACAACGATGCGGCGAACGGTACCACCAACATTAAGGGCGGAAGGGTGCTAAGAAATCTGCACAAGAACAATCTTCTCGTTGATGAGAGAGAAGGAGTCAGCAGGGCATCCAAGAAATACGCCGTCGAAATGGGTGGGGAAAATAATGTGGTAGTACATcgaaagaggagaagaaaaaatttagatGACAGCAACAGGTATGCAGAAAATGAAGGCATTAACGGAATTATTGCTGGGGGTACAGACAGGCATGATTTCACCAATATTAAATCTGAGAGTACTCACGAAGGAATGACTACCCCCCCTAATGATACTGGAAGTGCTGAGGTGAATCATATCAATAGTGCTTTTGGCGTGTCTCCTAATGACTCCAACGGTGGGGTAAAGCAGGATGGAGGTGGAAACCAGGAGCAAGGAACTACGAATAGATTCCGTGTTAACAGGTATGAGAGAATTAATGATCACAGTAGTCGTAGGGGACGTGGAGCCTACATGGCGAGGAATGCCATGAGCGGTGTAAGTAAATTTAGGGGTGGCTCCCCGTCCATGGCGGATGGAAACTACAAACCGGAGGAGGGAAATTCAAAAGAATGCGAAAGTTACAATGGCCAGAGTAACAAGGAGTATGAAACATACAACGAAAATAGCAgtgggcaaaataatcataGCACAGGAGCACAGGGAATGGTGGGCACCAACCTAGAGCAGACAGATGACGGGAGAAATGGATTGAACAACTCCACCCACAAATCAAAAATATCTGTAAGAACAGGTCAAGCAACTACATTTGGACATACAAGAGGAGGCATTAAAATGAAGGGGCATCgacataagaaaaaaggaagagcacTCCATAGGTTACATGCAAATATGAATATCATAAAAGGAATGAACAAAAGTAGCGAATCAAAATTTAGTCATTCAGCAAATGCAACTATGCCCCATTCGCAAAACCTTGACAAGAAAGACTTCTTCACAAATGAGAACAATGAGGATCATGTAGTCCATGATAAAGTAAGGAGTTCGCCGGGGTCGCACTTCCATGGGCACAGTAATGCGAAGGAACACTATGGAGACAACGAGAATGATTACATGAATAACGAGAATAGTTCGCATAACTACGGAGCTCGATACAATGGGGATTATTTCGAGAAGGAAAACCACACTG AGCACAAGAAGCGGAAAAAGAGAGTCACCGAGGAAGGTTCCAAGGACAGTGGCAAAATCAACGTAGGGAACAAGCACCAAGTACCCAAACTTCCGAACTTCTTTCTGTGCCGCTCCGAATTAATGTACAGAAACTACGAAACGGTGGAGGAAACAAATAACGACCAAGTTTGCCTGACATGTTCAGGTTTGCCTTGTCATTGCCGCGTAGGAGAAGCGACGTTAGTATATTCACCATTAATGTTAGAAAGGGTACGAGAGAAATGTTTGAAGAACAGAGGTTACCATAAgtgcataaaaaatgaaatcgAGTTATCAGCATATGTTCAAGAGTGCGCAAAAAGCTGGAAATCAAATATAGACGAATGGGTACCTTTTTCACCTGAGTACGCATAtaaattattacattatgCAAATTACGATCCACATAAAGCTATCAGCATTATGAAGTCCTCGGAGTTTTCCTTCCGCAAAATTATGGACCCTCCCACGAGGAAATATCAGAACAAATGGAAGCCAAAGGATAAGCGGGAACATATGTCCAAAAATCCCTTTCCGTCTCCCTTGACCATACGAACGTACCTCTCCAAGAGGCACCATATCAGTGGCTACCACCTGAGATGA
- a CDS encoding protein phosphatase PPM9, putative, which translates to MVNPKEGSEEKAAQKGPQEGEPKGVQMGEQKSPSKVAQMSEEKNTPEGNETSPQKTEEKNVSQDDTKQDNANANKEDKQKNVKDYNNINDIISYIIKVGVWEMYTYEWLMNRKTFLYYNTYVKNYFFYDKNNNLTPFNERYFFLYVITFDNTDFVANFFFKKNEKKNNIKKIKLSSYTKTMQGRRKKQEDRYTVINDMTKYIDAYDYKTLFFYKRNPFYCFSVIDGHRGIKACEYCMTHIVKNIIYYFYNQDNVRQDEFKLGPTSGTKVNKQDPPDGQSCSGKDDTHKREVQSTSAKGRTQEGTQDSENKNRGDSTSTEFSHHDSSTGDDKKDSPSRSNTQESEKEEGRSKDKRAMVKEEISKTKKRKIDSSDITESEENPSQRESEDDDKNRSEGNVSAFCDENSREKKDQCTGTSITEDKGKATSVNTSTSDQKKLVFLEDLTDEEIINCIKLAFLKTDEQFLKISKFPNHGCTVISIIVIKNKMFIANLGDCRAIGIVNVNNTLKAEMLSQDHKPNEPRERERIKKMGGEVICMQNVYRVKANAKKTISDPSNLLDRLPMKEEVYLAVSRAIGDKDFKENNVVSALPDVICRELCDADKGKKEFEGENENENENENVECSDPAVRVKVEENYFKEGEPFFFSAEEMNYLFVVLACDGVWDTLSNKDVAQILQSYQHDPDKACSEIIKTAFACGSQDNITAIVLKFY; encoded by the exons ATGGTGAACCCCAAGGAAGGATCCGAGGAGAAGGCAGCGCAAAAGGGCCCACAGGAGGGCGAACCAAAGGGGGTTCAGATGGGTGAGCAGAAGTCCCCATCAAAGGTAGCCCAAATGAGTGAAGAGAAGAATACACCAGAAGGAAACGAAACTAGTCCACAGAAaacggaggagaaaaatgtctCCCAGGATGACACGAAACAGGACAATGCTAACGCGAACAAAGAAGACAAGCAGAAAAACGTAAAGGACTACAATAACATTAATGACATCATCAGCTACATTATTAAAGTTGGTGTGTGGGAAATGTACACTTACGAGTGGctaatgaacagaaaaaccttcctttactACAATACGTACGtaaagaattattttttttacgacaAGAACAACAATTTGACGCCTTTTAATGAgaggtacttttttttatatgtaatTACATTTGATAACACCGATTTTgtagctaattttttttttaaaaaaaatgaaaaaaaaaataacataaaaaaaataaaattaagtaGTTACACAAAAACCATgcaaggaagaagaaaaaaacaggaagATCGCTATACAGTCATTAATGACATGACCAAGTATATAGATGCTTATGATTACaaaacattatttttttacaaaagaaATCCATTTTATTGCTTCTCCGTAATTGATGGACACCGAGGTATAAAGGCATGCGAATATTGCATGACCCACATTGTGAAGAATATTATTTACTACTTTTATAATCAAGACAATGTCAGACAGGATGAATTTAAACTTGGCCCCACGTCTGGCACGAAGGTTAATAAACAGGATCCCCCTGATGGTCAAAGTTGCTCGGGTAAGGACGATACCCATAAAAGGGAGGTTCAGAGCACATCGGCCAAAGGACGCACCCAGGAAGGAACCCAAGatagtgaaaataaaaaccgTGGTGATAGCACCTCCACAGAATTCTCCCACCACGATTCTTCGACAGGGGATGACAAGAAAGATTCGCCATCACGGAGCAACACACAAGAGagcgaaaaggaggaaggtagAAGCAAGGACAAACGGGCGAtggtaaaggaagaaatttcaaaaactaagaagagaaaaatagaCAGCAGCGACATAACAGAGAGTGAAGAAAATCCATCACAGAGAGAAAGCGAAGATGATGATAAGAATCGTAGCGAAGGAAACGTAAGCGCCTTTTGTGATGAAAACtccagggaaaaaaaggatcaaTGCACTGGTACCTCCATAACGGaggataaaggaaaagcaacAAGCGTCAATACCAGTACAAGTGACCAAAAAAAACTTGTATTTTTGGAGGACCTCACGGATGAAGAAATCATCAATTGTATAAAACTCGCCTTTCTAAAAACAGACGAGCAGTTCCTTAAAATTTCCAAATTCCCAAATCATGGCTGCACCGTCATTTCCATCATTGTcataaagaacaaaatgttTATTGCGAATCTTGGGGACTGTCGGGCAATAGGCATCGTCAACGTGAACAACACTTTG AAAGCGGAAATGCTATCGCAGGACCATAAGCCTAATGAGCCCAGGGAAAGGGAgcggataaaaaaaatgggaggcGAAGTCATCTGCATGCAGAACGTGTACAGGGTTAAGGCTAACGCGAAGAAG ACCATTTCGGACCCTTCCAATTTGCTGGATCGCTTGCcaatgaaggaggaagtttACCTTGCGG TTTCCAGAGCCATAGGAGATAAAGACTTCAAAGAGAACAACGTGGTTTCAGCCCTGCCGGATGTCATTTGCAGAGAGTTGTGCGACGCAGACAAAGGTAAAAAGGAGTTCGaaggtgaaaatgaaaatgaaaatgaaaatgaaaatgttgaATGTTCCGACCCCGCGGTAAGAGtcaaagtggaagaaaactATTTCAAGGAAGGtgagccattttttttttccgcggaAGAGATGAATTACCTGTTTGTTGTTTTGGCTTGTGATGGAGTATGGGATACCCTATCCAATAAG